The genome window CGTAAAAAAGTAGAAGCCCAGCTACAGAATTTACCTACATCTCTTCTTTCAGTTACACGAATACGCAGTCCATTCATCACGAATACCCCATGTCCTGTATACATGCCCTTTATTGCTATACAAGTGATATCTTTTTCAAGCTAGGAATATAAATCTTTCAAACCTGTCATGCCCTTTAGTGTTACATCTCAATGACTTAGGCTTTTACGCTTAACACacttatctaaatgtatatacagatgattgctattttatttgtttatattctgaCGCTTGCTTGACAAATAGCAACATGGACAGATAGAAACTGACGTGCAAATTGGCAGGCAGATGCATGGTGACAGATAAGGGATATAAAAGAGACATACATTGTATAGATGCGCTGTATGCAAAATATAACAATCGTAAATATTGAAATTCGCTATATACTTAAACTCCGAGGCCGAGACAGCGCAaatcttattctcattcataGGGTTTTATATCTTCCTCGTCTTAAGCATGTGAGCTATAAATAactcgttttcttctcttattcactTCTTGTTGTTTAAAGTGCTTGAGTACAGAACACACTCAACAGGGTAAATGATCCCGAAAATGAGTTAATTCTGTCGTGCTGTAAAACGAGCCTGCTTTAAAGTGATTACTGCGgtcgtgagaggggggggggggggggaggaggagcgcagCACGGGTGTGGGCGGAACGTGGGCGTGGAGTATCCGTTATCCTGTTACGGACGAAACTGCATCGTGTCAGGCGATCGCTCTGCAGGCAATTGACGTCGGGATTGAAATATACCTTGATCGGCAAACGCTTATGGTGACACGACCCTGGAGGCAAAGATTACGGTGTACGAATAAGATCAAATTTCGAATTTGATCATTATGGCTACGGAAAATGTTTTTAATTAATGGGATTAAGAAGAACGTAAGAGAATGCCAAATTATAAGTGGATAGGagctgtgtgcatgtctgtgtcagATGGACTGCACTCTTGACAACGTATCTAAATCACgttatcattacaaataaatTCCCTTAATCAAAGCACTGACTCCCTTACCAAAGTAAATAGTCTATGACTGGGAAAAGAAAGATTATACACTCTCCACTCAACCTGTTTTTGTTTCATGCAAGAACAAAGTTAAAAATTACGATACACTGTTTACGTCTTGGCACACTCTAACTGGAGCTCACGCGTGCGCACTCTCATTGACGTCAGGACTTCCGTGTTAGTGTCCTTGCTGCTGTGCCACGAATTGGCCGGATCTCAGTCGTCGCCGAAGACTTTCTGTTCGCTGTTGGGGGGGAAAGGAACTCCGACGGGTACCTGTTTcctgtttatttccctttctttcggtGCTGCTGGTACTCTGGTTTAATTAAGTGGTGGATAAGAGCCATAAAGAAATTGGAGATATTTACAAGGTGATAGTACCGATTTATTTACAATGTGATGTGCGAGCGGATTTAGGAGAGTGTTTCATTACTTCTATGGATAGATGACCATTTTGCTACTGTCAGTACTGTTATTAAGAGACCGATGCCAACTTCCATGCGGTTCATTGCTATCGGTCGACAACATGAGACAAATCCAAAGCATTGTTTTGCTTGTTACTTGGAGTTACTTGTTTGGTAGTCAGAAGGCTCATGAGCACGTCCCCGCCCGCTACCAGTCACCAAGTAAAACTCACACTGTAGCGCGACCCTCCCTGATTAACGAGACGGAACTAGAGACTTTCGTAATGCACATCAGCATCACAGAGGTGTCGACACTCAGTGATGAGGGCGAACGAGCGAGGACTGCTGCTCCTCCTCGGGCCAAGAGGGGGACCTGCGACGCCGACGTAGTTGTCCCTCCAAACAGATCGAGGTTCATCGCGACGGGGAGCAAGTCGAGGGTGACTCTCTACTTCCATCCCACTGAGGACTTCCGCTATCTGTCTGTGATCTTGAAGCTGAGTAATATCTTGGACTCGCCCAAGGTCCAGGTGTCGTTTCCCTCGTCCCTCTTATGCGCGAACGACTTCTATCGCTGGCACGAACTGACCGTCGATGCATTTGAGCTCGACGTCAGGAACGAGGTTGATAAGTGGGCCGTGAGAGCGTCCGTGGGTTCCTGTTCACTTATCAAGGCTTCCCCCTACTGGTATAGCCTGAGTACGTTTAAGGATCTGAAGATCGTGGCCACCGGTGCTTCGTCGTGGAGGCACTCCGCTCCTGGAGAGAACTGCCGCTTCACGACTACGACCGCCATTCCGTCAACCACCCCTGCAACCACTACCTCTCCCACGACCGAAAAACCCAAACCCACGACCTCGAGGGCGACCGCTACCTCTTTCCCTTCCGCCAGAACACCAAGCATCACTACTACCTCGGCAGCGGCTTCGAAACTGCACACAATCACAACAACACAAACCGCAACGACTACCTCTCAAACAACTGCTAAGTCCACGACCCACAAAACGACTACTACCTCCCCGATGACTGCCAAACCCAAGACCCACAAAACGACTCCTACCTCCCCAACGACTACCAAACCCACGACCCGCAGATCGAATACCACCTCTCCAACAGCTGCAaaagccaccaccaccaccaccgcagtGCGATGCCAAACCCCTGCTGTCTCCCAGGCCGACGAATCCACGCCCTCCACGCACACCACCACGACCCCAGGGACGACCATAACTACCTCCACTGCAGTGCAATTGGGCCAAAGTACAGCCAACGGTTCCGAAAAGCCGGATGACCTGAACCACAGCCGTAAAGACGCGACAGACATCGTGGCTTTCATAAACCCCGACCACGCCGTTATTCTATGCGTCGTCGTCGCCTTGCTCGTCGTCCTCTTCGTCGTCTGCGTCCTCGTGAAGCACGCGGCGAGTCTTCGTTCAGGTAAAGATCTTGTAGTTGGATATCGTGTGCATCTTATTAGTTTACGAAAATACTTCCTATTTGAATTATTTTCGTCCTGATATATTGGACAGGAATATTTAGTAAAATCATGCCTGCATTactgtttactatatatatatatatatatatatatatatatatatatatatatatatatatgcgtgtgtgtgtgtgtgtgtgtactgtgtatatatctatctatttatctgtctatctgtgtattatctatctatctatctatctatctatacatacatacgcacacacatttatatacatacctatatatatatatgtatatatatatatatatatatatatatatgtgtgtgtgtgtgtgtgtgtatatatatatgtgtgtgtgtatatatatacatatatacatacatatataaatatatatatatatatatatatatatatatatatatatacacacacacacacacacacacacacacacatgcacacccacacacacacacgcatgtgtgtgtggttgtctgtgtatgcatgtatatttgtgtgtatacatatctatatctgtctatctatctatctatcaatctgtatatatacacatatctatctatctacctatctatctctctatctatctctttatatatttttctgtctgtatgtttagatatacatacatgtttatatacatatatatgtagatagatagaaagatatagatatagatagatagactgagatacATATTTCAAATTCGTATAAATTGGAAAAGGTTTCACatgtttacgaaaacattttctttttcggtCATTTATATCGGACACCACGAATATCTTGTTAAAAACCATGCCTATTTCCCAATGTACAATTTATAACTTTTTCCCTCGtgtgcgagaaaaaaaaataacctatgTCCCCCCTCCAGCATGGCGACCGAAGGGaccgcccccgccgcccccgGATTACCATGCCCACAACGCCACCGTCGTGAACGTGGGTCTGCGCGATCTGCCGTCGGAGCGCGAGTCGGGTCAGGGCAGCGAGCACAGCGCCGGCAGCCAGCACCTCCCCTTAAGCGAGAACGGAGGCCTCGTCCGGGAAACCCACACGTGCCTCGTCTGCTGCCCCTCCCGTCTCGGCTCCTCGGGCGCTGCTCTGCCCCCGGCCCCGGAGCGCTCCGGCCTGCACGCACTCATTTAGGATACGGGAGGAAACTCTATGGAAAatggtttgcacacacacacacacgcatatatatatatatatatatatatatatatatatatatatatatatatatatatatacacacacattatatatatatatatatatatacaaatatatacatacatacatgcatacatatatatgtatatgtatttatatatatatatatatatatatatatatatatatatatatatatatgtatatatacatacacatatgtacatatatatatatatatatatatatatatatatatatatacatatgtatgtgcatatgtatatatacatatatatgatatatatgtatgtatacacacacacacacacacacacacatatatataattatatatatatatatatatatatatatattggtattttaGTACTTTAATATATCTCTCTGCCATGTGTTTTTTATATTCGTAGTATCTTGTAGTGGATACAGTGATGCAAAGAATGTTAGACAATGTACATTCCTCCACGTACCTTCTTTCTAATCAAGAAATATCTGTCCATAGTTGGCTTTGATTATGGATATTTGTTATTAGATAGTTGTAGTTTGGTATCtgatatatagtatttattttgataatgaaatatgttctttatattttcttaagcTGTCAATAATTGatagcatgtatacatatgaacatacagatatgtgtactgTACACATTCAAGCATGtgagtaagtatgtatgaatataggttTCTAAATaagcaacacaaacacactcacactatcacacacacacacacacacacacacacacacacacacacacacacacacacacacacacacacacacacacacacatacacacatatatatatatatatatatatatatatatatatatatatatagtaatttattaaTTGGTTGCTTGATTGATGGCTAATTGTATTATGGTATAACTATTTATTACTATACGGTCTACTTGTATTttagatgataaatataattcacCTAATTGTGTAAAGTATAATCTATTGTATATCAAATTCATTATACAATAATGATTTTCTCTTGAATCTATTATTGCCCTGAAACATTATCTAAACATTTCTTTTTTagcgtgtgtgaatgagtgtgtgtgtgtgtgtatgtgtgtgtgtgtgtgtgtgtgtgtatgtgtgtgtgtgtgtgtgtgtgtgtaattatctatatatgtgtgtgtgtgcatgtatgtgtatatatatatatatatatatatatatatatatatatatatatatatatatatatatatatctctctctctctctctctctctctctctctctctctcgctcgctcgctcgctcgctcgctctgtctatctctcgctctgtctatctctctctgtctctctttctctctctctctctctctctctctctctctctctctctctctctctctctctgtctctctctctccttctccctccctccctccctctctctctctctctctctctctctctctctctctctctctctctctctctctctctctctctctctctctctctctctctctctctctctccctctctctctctctctctctctctctctctctctctctctctctctctctctctctctctctctctctctctctctctctctctacctctctctctatgtgtgtgtgtgtgtatatatatatatacatatacatatacatatatatatatatatatatatatatatatatatatatatatatatatatatatacatatatatatatatatatatatatatatatatatatatatatatatatacacacacacacacatagagagagagagagagagagagagagagagagagagagagagagagagagagagagagagagagagagagggagggagggagggagaaggagagaaagagacagagagagagagagggagagagagagagagagagagagagagagagagagagagagagagaaagagagacagagagagatagacagagcgagagatagacagagcgagcgagcgagcgagcgagcgagagagagagagagagagagagagagagagagagagagagagagagagagatacagggagataggtatatagatagatagacagagcgggagatagacagagcgagagataaacagagcgagcgagcgagcgagagagagagagagagagagagagagagagagagagagagagagagagagagagagagagagagcgagagagagcgagagagagcgagagagagcgagagagagagagagagagagagagagagagagagagagagagagagagagagagagagagagagagagagagagagagagagacagacaaggagagagataggtagatagatagatagacagagcgggagagagaggggggaggggggggcgaaagattaagagacaagaaaataaaaggaaagggaagatgccACAAGTCGTTATATTCACATACAAGTTTATGCTCTTCCCAGAAACCATGTATGACTGACACATCATATCTCATTTTAGCCTTTATTCTACTCGTTCACAAGAACGGTTTTCCCCTAATCAGCAACTTTATATAAGCGAAACAGACCCTGCATTTAAGGCAATTGAAGACGCTGCTTCCATACCCTAATTTGAAGGCAATTTACCAATACGAGGAGTTTCAAAAGAGATTCCGTCACCTTAACGTCATGAAAAGACAACGAGTGAATGGACGAGTTCAAAAAGAAGGCGGCAACTTAGTGGTGCAATATACCCATCTTGTCTATTACCGGCGCTGCGCGTGTGGGCGGCGGATCCTCCTCCCTGCCCGCCGCCTGCCCCGCTCGCTCGCGCCTTGCGTGCGCCTGCAAGGACTTGCCTGCTTTAGATGggcctgtatatctatatctatatctatctatttatctatctatatatatctatatgtctatatatatatgtgtgtatatatatgcaaatgcataaatatatgcatataaatatatatatatatatatatatatatatatatatatatatatatatatatatatatatatatatatatatacgtatatatatataaatatatatataaatatatatatatatatatatatatatatttacatatacgtatatatatacgtatatatatatatatacatatatacacatatatatatatatctatatatatatatatatatatatatatgcatgtatgtatgtctatatgtatatatgtttatacatatatagatatatgcgcacacgcaagcgcacgtgtgtctgtatgtgtgtgtgtgtgtgtatgtgtgtgtacatatatacacacatacgcatatatatatatatatatatatatatatatatatatatatatatatatatatatatatatatatatgtttgttagcgcgccgaacctttgattaggaagggcatccaatcaggcaagggtgggactgccaaataacctctcaatagtgaattgagagaagtctatggcctgcagtgaaataaatggctgttagaaaatatatgtatgtatgtttatatatatatatatatacatatttatttaaatgcacacacacatatgtgtatgtatatatacatatatatatgtatatatatatatatatatatatatatatatatatatatatgtgtgtatttatatgtatatatatatatatatatatatatatatatatatatatgcatatacatacatacatacatacacacacacacacacacacacatacacacacacacacacacacacacacgtacacatgcatgtgtatatatatatatatatatatatatatatatatatatatatatatacacatatatatacatacatatattcacacatacacacacatatgtacgtatatatatacatatatatatatatatatatatatatatatatatatatatatgtgtgtgtgtgtgtgtgtgtgtgtgtgtgtgtgtgtgtgtgtgtgtgtgtgtgtgtgtgtgtgtgtgtccctgcttTGTTCCCGGATTTCCGTCAAGgtagaatgggaggttgacaacaagctccctttcttggacattcTAGTTCAACGCTCTGCTGACCatatctccttctccatatacaggagcCTATGCACAGTGGTATTtatttcctgcgtcgttcgttctctaaAATGGGCAACCCTCgttatgttctcgacgtcgcgttatccagggcgcggcgtaccttctaTCCCGACTCTCCTAAAGACACTCATccgcccgtcctcagcctgccctatacTAAAGAGATCTATTCTCTCCGTCGCTATctccaccctctcaactgcaggcttatctttcgccaggtgattACTCTCCGTCGGAACttggtgggcacctatgctgttccccATGCCTCCTCTGATAACCAGTACTTTGGCGAAACAGGCGCCAATCTccctaagcgtctgtctcaacataagtacccTGTATTCAGGGGACAcagcaacaacgccctcttctgccacaGGCTATCAGATGGATTGATCAGATGTGCGTATCGTCTCTCCTTCTGCcaatgtccacgcccgcagactggtggaatctggTGGATTTCAACTTgaaatccccttccccttcagaacTGAAGATGGAGtccaggaggattttgaaactgttttcGATAAATCTAGTCTATgcactgtgtttttttcttccacacacagacacacacacacacatacacacacacacacacacacacacacacacacacacacgcatatatatatatatatatatatatatatatatatatgtatatatataaaatatgtatttatctatatataaatgtatatctcgcacacacacacacacacacacacacacacacacacacacacacacacacaaacacacacacacacacacacacacacacacacacacatatatatatatatgtatatatatatatatatatatatatatatattatatatatatatatatatatatatatatatacatatatacacacacacacacacatatacacacatttatatatgcctttatatgtatctatatgtatgtatgtatatatatatatatatatatatatatatatatatatgtatatatatatatatatatatatatatacatacatatatatgtatacatatatacacacatgcatatatatatatatatatatatatatatatatatatacacatttatgtatatatatatatatgtatatgaaaggagaaaacacactaccgtgttgatactatggtataaaaaccgacACTGTAAAactttctattaaatctagttttacagtgtggttttttataccatatatgcatatataaatacttgtatatgtagatgtatatacacatatgcacacacgcacacacacttaaatgcatgtgtacactcacacacacacacacacacacacacaaacacacaccctttaAATATGTctctatgcatgtatgcgtaaTAGACTGCACCCAACagcaaattaataaatgatatacaaaaacataaacacaattcAGGCAACACTCTAAATACACTTTTGTTGAAACTGATAATCAAATACACGGAAGTTTGCTCTGAATTGCTAAATATCCTACTCCCACCTTAATATCGTTGTTTTTTTTACCCTCTTGTTACAAAgtgcgtcccctccccccctttggaaTAAACTAGATCAAATActtcaaacacacacgaacacacacacacaaatatatatatatatatatatatatatatatatatatatatatata of Penaeus chinensis breed Huanghai No. 1 chromosome 37, ASM1920278v2, whole genome shotgun sequence contains these proteins:
- the LOC125045691 gene encoding mucin-3A-like — its product is MTILLLSVLLLRDRCQLPCGSLLSVDNMRQIQSIVLLVTWSYLFGSQKAHEHVPARYQSPSKTHTVARPSLINETELETFVMHISITEVSTLSDEGERARTAAPPRAKRGTCDADVVVPPNRSRFIATGSKSRVTLYFHPTEDFRYLSVILKLSNILDSPKVQVSFPSSLLCANDFYRWHELTVDAFELDVRNEVDKWAVRASVGSCSLIKASPYWYSLSTFKDLKIVATGASSWRHSAPGENCRFTTTTAIPSTTPATTTSPTTEKPKPTTSRATATSFPSARTPSITTTSAAASKLHTITTTQTATTTSQTTAKSTTHKTTTTSPMTAKPKTHKTTPTSPTTTKPTTRRSNTTSPTAAKATTTTTAVRCQTPAVSQADESTPSTHTTTTPGTTITTSTAVQLGQSTANGSEKPDDLNHSRKDATDIVAFINPDHAVILCVVVALLVVLFVVCVLVKHAASLRSAWRPKGPPPPPPDYHAHNATVVNVGLRDLPSERESGQGSEHSAGSQHLPLSENGGLVRETHTCLVCCPSRLGSSGAALPPAPERSGLHALI